A genomic segment from Synchiropus splendidus isolate RoL2022-P1 chromosome 18, RoL_Sspl_1.0, whole genome shotgun sequence encodes:
- the LOC128750121 gene encoding cytochrome P450 3A27, whose product MDYFPDFSVATWTLIALVISLIAVYGYAPYGVWKKMGIKGPKPWPFIGTFLEYRKGIHNFDMECFQKYGRVYGFYDGRQPMLGIMDTAMIKTVLVKECYSIFTNRRDFGLNGPLNSAVSIVEDDEWRRIRSVLSPSFTSGRLKEMYPIMLQHSESVIKNLQKQCDANEVVEVKEVFGPYSMDVVTSCAFSVDIDSINSPSDPFVKNIKKMVKFNFLDPLIIISVLFPFLRPILEKMQVTLFPGDVLDFFFNFLRTIKSDRNKNEHKTRVDFMQLMVDAQTSDENPEKGLSDAEILAQAMIFIFAGYETSSSTLGFIAYNLATHPHIQKMLQKEVDETFPEKKTPSYEALMQMEYLDMVINESMRLYPIANRLERVTKTTVDINGVTVPKGCVISVPVFTIHRDPKLFPEPEVFKPERFSKENKDKMDPYSFLPFGAGPRNCIGMRFAVLMMKLNLVQILQNFSLITCSETDIPLELGTDGFINPKNPIKLKLEPRLAA is encoded by the exons ATGGACTACTTTCCGGATTTCTCTGTGGCGACGTGGACGCTGATCGCCCTTGTCATCTCACTCATCGCTGT ATATGGATATGCTCCCTATGGTGTGTGGAAGAAAATGGGAATCAAGGGGCCCAAACCATGGCCCTTCATTGGGACCTTCCTGGAGTACAGAAAA GGCATCCACAACTTTGACATGGAGTGTTTTCAGAAGTATGGAAGAGTGTATGG GTTCTATGATGGTCGACAACCGATGTTGGGCATCATGGACACAGCAATGATCAAAACTGTCTTGGTGAAGGAGTGTTATTCCATCTTTACCAACAGacgg GATTTTGGACTCAATGGACCCTTGAACAGTGCTGTTTCAATTGTCGAAGACGATGAATGGAGACGCATTCGCAGTGTGCTGTCGCCCTCTTTCACCAGTGGACGACTAAAAGAG ATGTACCCCATAATGCTGCAGCACTCTGAAAGCGTGATCAAGAATCTTCAAAAACAATGTGACGCAAATGAAGTTGTCGAGGTCAAAGA AGTGTTTGGGCCTTACAGTATGGATGTGGTGACCAGCTGTGCCTTCAGCGTCGACATTGACTCCATCAACAGTCCGTCTGATCCTTTCGTAAAGAACATCAAGAAGATGGTTAAATTCAACTTCCTGGATCCTCTTATTATAATCAGTG TTCTCTTCCCATTTTTGCGACCTATTTTGGAAAAGATGCAAGTGACACTGTTCCCTGGTGACGTGCTGGATTTCTTCTTCAACTTCCTGAGGACCATCAAGTCTGACCGGAACAAAAATGAGCACAAG ACACGAGTGGACTTCATGCAGCTGATGGTGGATGCTCAGACTTCTGATGAGAATCCTGaaaaag GACTGAGTGATGCTGAGATTTTGGCTCAGGCCATGATATTCATATTTGCCGGTTAtgaaaccagcagcagcactctTGGCTTCATCGCCTACAACCTGGCGACCCACCCTCACATCCAGAAGATGCTGCAGAAGGAAGTCGATGAGACATTCCCAGAGAAG AAAACCCCCAGCTACGAAGCTCTGATGCAGATGGAGTACCTGGACATGGTCATCAACGAGTCCATGAGGCTGTATCCCATCGCAAACCGGTTGGAAAGGGTGACAAAGACGACTGTGGATATCAATGGTGTGACGGTTCCTAAGGGCTGTGTCATCTCGGTGCCGGTGTTCACCATTCATCGCGACCCTAAATTGTTCCCCGAACCTGAGGTCTTCAAACCTGAAAG AttcagcaaagaaaacaaagacaaaatggatccctattccttccttccttttggAGCCGGACCTAGAAACTGCATCGGCATGAGGTTTGCTGTCTTGATGATGAAGTTGAACCTGGTCCAGATCCTTCAGAACTTCAGCCTCATCACCTGCAGCGAGACTGAT ATACCGTTGGAGTTGGGAACCGATGGTTTCATTAACCCGAAGAACCCAATCAAACTGAAGTTGGAGCCAAGATTGGCTGCATAA